From a single Micromonospora carbonacea genomic region:
- a CDS encoding sigma-70 family RNA polymerase sigma factor, with the protein MSGPGLAGAGADDEQVTRWARLAGAGDQPAAAAFVRALQGPVWRFLAHLAGPGEADDLTQETFLRALRSLPGFAGRSSARTWVFSIARRVAVDHVRTAMTRPRTAALPDWQAAAEDATATGPGADDGVVLRQLIAGLAPERREAFVATQVAGLSYAEAAQVCGCPVGTIRSRVARAREDLVAAWHADTRSTRAG; encoded by the coding sequence GTGAGCGGCCCCGGGTTGGCTGGCGCGGGGGCCGACGACGAGCAGGTGACCCGCTGGGCGCGGCTGGCCGGCGCGGGCGACCAGCCGGCGGCCGCCGCCTTCGTCCGGGCGCTCCAGGGCCCGGTGTGGCGGTTCCTGGCCCACCTCGCCGGTCCGGGGGAGGCCGACGACCTGACCCAGGAGACGTTCCTGCGCGCGCTGCGCAGCCTGCCCGGCTTCGCCGGCCGCTCCTCGGCCCGCACCTGGGTGTTCAGCATTGCCCGCCGGGTCGCCGTCGACCACGTCCGCACGGCGATGACCCGCCCGCGCACGGCGGCGCTGCCGGACTGGCAGGCGGCGGCGGAGGACGCGACCGCGACCGGGCCGGGCGCCGACGACGGGGTCGTCCTGCGCCAGCTCATCGCGGGCCTGGCCCCGGAGCGCCGGGAGGCGTTCGTCGCCACCCAGGTCGCCGGCCTGTCGTACGCGGAGGCGGCGCAGGTCTGCGGCTGCCCCGTCGGGACGATCCGCTCCCGGGTCGCGCGGGCGCGGGAGGACCTCGTCGCCGCCTGGCACGCCGACACCCGGTCGACGCGGGCCGGCTGA
- a CDS encoding PepSY domain-containing protein, whose amino-acid sequence MKRNSLIMASLGGAAMLAAAGVAVGVTAADDRVARTTLTAATAAPAATTTPGDGATGTPTGAPPATGVPSATGAPAETGTPAAKVDRQRAGEIALARAGGGRIVEIEADDENGRAVWSVEIVDGQTEHEIDVDRNDGTVVDAEREPVDADDDRDDVDDHDDDADDRDDD is encoded by the coding sequence ATGAAGCGCAACTCCCTGATCATGGCGTCCCTGGGCGGCGCGGCGATGCTGGCGGCGGCCGGGGTGGCCGTCGGCGTCACCGCCGCCGACGACCGGGTGGCCCGCACCACCCTGACCGCCGCCACCGCCGCCCCGGCGGCCACCACGACCCCGGGCGATGGCGCGACCGGCACCCCGACCGGTGCTCCCCCGGCCACCGGCGTGCCGTCGGCCACCGGCGCCCCGGCGGAGACCGGCACCCCGGCCGCCAAGGTCGACCGGCAGCGGGCCGGCGAGATCGCCCTCGCGCGGGCCGGCGGCGGGCGGATCGTCGAGATCGAGGCCGACGACGAGAACGGCCGGGCGGTGTGGAGCGTCGAGATCGTCGACGGGCAGACCGAGCACGAGATCGACGTCGACCGCAACGACGGCACCGTGGTCGACGCCGAGCGGGAGCCCGTCGACGCCGACGACGACCGGGACGACGTCGACGACCACGACGACGACGCCGACGACCGGGACGACGACTGA
- a CDS encoding sensor histidine kinase: MRARLALLAAAVSVLTLVAFLVPLALLVRAVAEDRATVRATADAQSLVPVVGTADAETIRLTVEQLAAESGRPVSVYLPGDTVLGTPVPRTPAVALAERGQSLTAESDAGREVVIAVQGRPDGTGVIRTVVPHAELTAGVTRSWLVLALLGVLLVLVGLAVADRLARTLVRPITELSAVSHRLANAELDARVTPAGPAELREVAGALNHLAGRIQVLLAQEREQVADLSHRLRTPLTALRLEAESLPDPQDAARIAAATDALERAVTGLIRQARRDRSPAAAPAACDAAAVVADRVAFWSVLAEDTGREVHRDLAGGPLPVGVPADELAAAVDALLGNVFAHTPDGTAFTVRLARRDGRVLLAVADSGPGMPAATVARGASPAGSTGLGLDIARRAAEAAGGRLELRTAPGGGAEVRLWLGAPPRS, from the coding sequence GTGAGGGCCCGCCTGGCGCTGCTGGCCGCCGCCGTCAGCGTGCTCACCCTCGTGGCGTTCCTCGTGCCGCTGGCGCTGCTGGTGCGCGCCGTGGCCGAGGACCGGGCCACCGTCCGGGCCACCGCCGACGCGCAGAGCCTGGTGCCCGTGGTGGGCACCGCCGACGCCGAGACCATCCGGCTGACCGTCGAGCAGCTCGCCGCCGAGTCGGGCCGCCCGGTCAGCGTCTACCTGCCCGGCGACACCGTGCTCGGCACGCCCGTCCCGCGTACCCCCGCGGTGGCCCTGGCCGAACGCGGGCAGAGCCTCACCGCGGAGTCCGACGCGGGCCGCGAGGTGGTGATCGCCGTGCAGGGCCGGCCGGACGGCACCGGGGTGATCCGCACGGTCGTGCCCCACGCCGAGCTGACGGCCGGGGTGACCCGGTCCTGGCTCGTGCTGGCCCTGCTCGGCGTGCTGCTCGTGCTGGTGGGGCTGGCCGTGGCCGACCGGCTGGCCCGCACCCTGGTCCGGCCGATCACCGAGCTGTCGGCGGTGTCGCACCGGCTCGCCAACGCCGAGCTGGACGCGCGGGTCACCCCCGCCGGCCCGGCCGAGCTGCGCGAGGTGGCCGGCGCGCTCAACCACCTGGCCGGCCGCATCCAGGTGCTCCTGGCGCAGGAACGCGAGCAGGTGGCCGACCTGTCACACCGGCTGCGCACCCCGCTCACCGCCCTGCGGCTGGAGGCCGAGTCGCTGCCCGACCCGCAGGACGCGGCCCGGATCGCCGCCGCGACGGACGCGCTGGAGCGGGCCGTGACCGGCCTGATCCGCCAGGCCCGCCGTGACCGGTCGCCGGCCGCCGCCCCGGCCGCCTGCGACGCGGCCGCCGTGGTCGCCGACCGGGTGGCCTTCTGGTCGGTGCTGGCCGAGGACACCGGGCGGGAGGTCCACCGTGACCTGGCCGGTGGGCCGCTGCCGGTCGGGGTGCCCGCCGACGAGCTGGCCGCCGCGGTCGACGCGCTGCTCGGCAACGTCTTCGCGCACACCCCGGACGGCACCGCGTTCACCGTCCGGCTCGCCCGGCGGGACGGGCGGGTGCTGCTCGCCGTGGCCGACTCCGGCCCCGGCATGCCCGCGGCCACCGTGGCCCGGGGCGCGAGCCCGGCCGGGTCGACCGGCCTGGGCCTGGACATCGCCCGGCGGGCGGCGGAGGCCGCCGGGGGCCGGCTGGAGCTGCGCACCGCCCCCGGCGGCGGTGCGGAGGTGCGGCTCTGGCTCGGCGCGCCGCCGCGCTCCTAG
- a CDS encoding response regulator transcription factor, with translation MPRLLLIEDDLTIRTPLVRALRDRGHAVAAASTAMDGLRDALDNRPDLVVLDLGLPDLDGRELLRMLRAVSAVPVIVATARDDETEIVRVLDAGADDYVVKPFTAAQLDARVRAVLRRGAAAGAADPTLVVGGLRVDPRARQVTLDGVAVELTPREFDLLHHLAARPGEVVTKRELLTEVWQIPYGGADKTVDVHLSWLRRKLGESAQEPRYLHTVRGVGVRLEPPGGAA, from the coding sequence GTGCCCCGCCTGCTGCTGATCGAGGACGACCTGACCATCCGCACGCCGCTGGTGCGGGCGCTGCGGGACCGGGGTCACGCGGTGGCCGCCGCGTCGACCGCGATGGACGGGCTGCGCGACGCCCTGGACAACCGGCCGGACCTGGTCGTGCTCGACCTGGGCCTGCCCGACCTGGACGGGCGGGAGCTGCTGCGGATGCTGCGGGCGGTCAGCGCGGTGCCGGTCATCGTGGCCACCGCCCGGGACGACGAGACGGAGATCGTCCGGGTCCTCGACGCCGGCGCCGACGACTACGTGGTGAAGCCGTTCACCGCCGCCCAGCTCGACGCGCGGGTCCGCGCGGTGCTGCGCCGCGGCGCGGCCGCCGGGGCGGCGGATCCCACGCTCGTGGTGGGTGGCCTGCGCGTCGACCCGCGGGCCCGGCAGGTGACCCTCGACGGCGTCGCGGTCGAGCTCACCCCGCGCGAGTTCGACCTGCTGCACCACCTCGCCGCCCGGCCCGGCGAGGTGGTCACCAAGCGGGAGCTGCTCACCGAGGTCTGGCAGATCCCGTACGGCGGCGCGGACAAGACCGTCGACGTGCACCTGTCGTGGCTGCGCCGCAAGCTGGGCGAGAGCGCCCAGGAGCCCCGCTACCTGCACACCGTGCGGGGCGTGGGCGTGCGGCTGGAGCCGCCGGGCGGCGCGGCGTGA
- a CDS encoding IS5 family transposase (programmed frameshift), whose translation MVSDELWAEIAPLLPPRPPRRSRYPGRKPLDDRKVLCGILFVLYTAIPWEYLPQELGFGCGMTCWRRLRDWNQAGVWQRLHELLLARLRGAGQLDLSRAVIDGSHIRALKGGPKTGPSPVDRRKPGSKHHVITDAGGIPLAVTLTSGNRHDSTQTTALLDAIPAIGGRPGPPRRRPDRLYADRGYDYDSHRQQVRARGVTPVIARRGTPHGSGLGTQRWVVERTIAWLHWFRRLRIRWEIRDDIHEAFLSLACALICWRQLQRTQS comes from the exons ATCGTCTCGGACGAGTTGTGGGCCGAGATCGCGCCGCTGTTGCCACCCCGCCCACCACGCCGCAGCCGGTACCCGGGGCGTAAGCCGTTGGATGACCGGAAGGTGTTGTGCGGGATCCTGTTCGTGCTCTACACCGCGATCCCCTGGGAGTACCTGCCCCAGGAACTCGGGTTCGGCTGCGGGATGACCTGCTGGCGCCGGTTGCGGGACTGGAACCAGGCTGGGGTGTGGCAGCGGTTGCACGAGCTGCTGCTGGCCCGGCTGCGCGGCGCGGGGCAGTTGGACCTGTCGAGGGCGGTGATCGACGGCTCCCACATCCGGGCGCTCAAGGGCGGCC CCAAAACCGGTCCGAGCCCGGTCGACCGCCGCAAGCCTGGCTCGAAACACCACGTCATCACCGACGCCGGCGGCATCCCCCTCGCGGTCACACTGACCAGCGGGAACAGGCACGACTCCACCCAGACCACCGCCCTGCTCGACGCCATCCCCGCGATCGGCGGCCGGCCAGGGCCACCGAGGCGTCGCCCCGACCGGCTGTACGCCGATCGGGGCTACGACTACGACAGCCACCGCCAACAAGTCCGGGCCCGCGGCGTCACCCCGGTCATCGCCCGACGCGGCACACCCCACGGCTCCGGCCTCGGCACCCAACGCTGGGTCGTGGAACGCACCATCGCCTGGCTGCACTGGTTCCGCCGCCTGCGCATCCGCTGGGAAATCCGCGACGACATCCACGAAGCCTTCCTCAGCCTCGCCTGCGCCCTCATCTGCTGGCGCCAACTCCAACGCACCCAGAGTTAG
- a CDS encoding septum formation initiator: MRRRSLLAVAGWLATAVLATVIGLAAIRLVGESITGTPGGVRSQEEVERALAAPASTAAASPTGVPSPGAPVPTGSNPPEPGGSGGPEPTGSGARRVLATTGGTAVAECVPGGVRLVSWAPAQDHRVADVDRGPDDDVEVTFVGPGGEHELKVRCVGGEPVAVADD, from the coding sequence ATGCGTCGTCGTTCGTTGTTGGCGGTCGCGGGGTGGCTGGCCACCGCCGTGCTCGCCACCGTGATCGGGCTGGCCGCGATCCGGCTGGTCGGGGAGAGCATCACCGGCACCCCGGGCGGGGTGCGCAGCCAGGAGGAGGTCGAGCGGGCGCTGGCCGCCCCGGCGTCCACCGCAGCCGCCTCCCCGACGGGGGTCCCCTCTCCCGGCGCGCCGGTGCCGACCGGATCCAATCCGCCGGAGCCGGGCGGGTCGGGCGGGCCGGAGCCGACCGGGTCGGGCGCGCGGCGGGTCCTGGCGACCACCGGTGGCACGGCCGTGGCCGAGTGCGTCCCGGGCGGGGTGCGGCTGGTCTCCTGGGCCCCCGCGCAGGACCACCGGGTCGCCGACGTCGACCGGGGGCCGGACGACGACGTCGAGGTCACCTTCGTCGGGCCGGGCGGGGAGCACGAGCTGAAGGTGCGCTGCGTCGGCGGCGAGCCGGTCGCCGTCGCCGACGACTGA